In the genome of Pseudanabaena mucicola str. Chao 1806, the window TGATTGTACCGAACACTTCTACATTAGTTACGCAAAAGGTGAAAGCGATCGTGCCTGACGCATTTCGCCTATCGCGTAGCGGTCGCATGATGTTACAAGTAGGAGCCTATAGTGATCGCCCTGCGGCTAACCAGTTAGTCCAGAAATTAGCTCAGTCAGGTGTCAGTGCCGAGATCATTTCATTTCGCTAGCCTCAAAAAGAGTAGTAGCATCATCAAGTGCTACTACTCTTTTGGGGTAGCCATTCGCCACTAACGTTCATTTAATCTGGCAGAGATAGTATAGCCACATATCAGTGCTCGCACTCACTTCTTGTTGCGTAAGTAGTTCTAAGCCACTTTTCCAAGAATAAATTCTAATGTTATCGAAATTTGCTTGTAATTGATAGAGTTGTGCTTGTGGTCTCACGTAATACTGCTTTAAACGGAAGTTATGCGATTCATCTTGAATAATTGCATAGTCAGATAATTTGACCTGATGCAGTGAAATTGAACGATTGAAGAAGCGTAACAATGTAAACATGATCATATTGACATAGGTTTTGAAGGGATTAAAGCTAACGTGAGTTTTCCAGTTAAATTCCCTCTCTAGCCCTTGGAGACTATGGCTGGAGAAGAAAAAATATCCTCCTGACTTCCCAATGCGGCTAATTTCTCGCAGCACTTGTAAGCGATCGCGATGGGAGACAACATCAATACCATT includes:
- a CDS encoding class I SAM-dependent methyltransferase; its protein translation is MMTDQNHQVYIAREIVHYYSQLRQLQPAEQTILDLLRDEWSSMKMLDIGVGGGRTTQYFSGVVQEYIGIDYSEEMIAACQQRFRSQSQMFEVVDARDMSQFSDNSFDFILFSFNGIDVVSHRDRLQVLREISRIGKSGGYFFFSSHSLQGLEREFNWKTHVSFNPFKTYVNMIMFTLLRFFNRSISLHQVKLSDYAIIQDESHNFRLKQYYVRPQAQLYQLQANFDNIRIYSWKSGLELLTQQEVSASTDMWLYYLCQIK